The Ignavibacteria bacterium genome segment CATTCACCCGAACAGTTGTGGATGTTGCATCCAGGTACAAACTTCTGAGTAAATATGACGGGATCAATTTTTAATCCCTTAATTACACGCATCGGTTTTTCAGTCATTTCAGAGATACCTTTCAAGATCGGAAAATTTGTCGATTCCGGAACACTTTACATCGGGATTTATTCTTTTAATAAGCCCCTGGAGAACCTTTCCAGGCCCAATCTCTATGAATTCATCGCAGCCGTCACTGATCATGTTTACAACTGTCTCTTCCCAGCGAACCGGTGCATTTAACTGCTTTAAGAGCAGTTCCTTAATCTCTTCTTTTTTTGTCTCCGGCTTTGCCGTAACGTTGGCATAAACCGGAATTTTGGCGTCGTAGACCGGAGTTGAATCGAGCTTTTCCTTCAGCTCATCCGTAGCAGGCTGCATTAAAGGAGAGTGAAATGCTCCTGAAACAACCAGCTCCTTAACCAGCTTGGCGCCCGATGCTTTGGCAAACTCCATTGCTTTCCTTACACCTGTAACTGAACCGGAGATAACGATCTGGCCGGGTGAGTTAAAATTGGCGCACTGAACAATTCCTGCCTCTAAAGCCTTCTGGCAGACCTCCTCAAGCTTTTCCGGGGCCATTCCAATTACTGCGGCCATAGTGCCGGGGTTCATTGTTCCGGCCTTCTGCATTGCGCATCCCCTCGTCCTTACTAACTTTACGGCGTCATAAAACTGGATTGCGCCTGCAGCAACAAGGGCTGAATACTCCCCTAAGGAATGCCCTGCTGTCATGTCGGCCTGGAAATTCCTTAAAAGGCTTGTTAAGACTACACTGTGCAGGAATATTGCAGGCTGCGTGTTTTCAGTCTGCTTTAATGCCTCTTCGGGCCCCTCAAAAAGTATGTGCGAGAGCTTTAGACCAACAGCCTCGTCAGCCATAAGGATCATTTCCTTTGCCTCAGGCGAGTTTTCATAGAGGTCCTTTGCCATACCGACATACTGGGCACCCTGTCCGGGAAATACAAAAGCTCTTTTACCCATTTTAGTCCATGCTCCATTTTAAGTAAATTGAACCCCAGGTAAAACCGGCTCCGAAGGCTGCAAGAACCAGGTTGTCACCCTTCTTAAGCTTGCCTTCACGGTAATACTCTGTCAGACACAAAGGAATTGTAGCCGAAGTTGTATTGCCGTATTTATGAATATTTATCATAACCTTGTCTCTTGAAATCCCCATTCTGTTTGCCGTGGCATCAATAATCCTGAGGTTTGCCTGGTGCGGCACCAGATAAGCCACGTCTTCACTGCAGAGATTGTTCTTCTGCATGATTTCGTATGAGACGTCTGCCATTCCGACAACAGCCACCTTAAAGACGGCCTTGCCATCCTGGTAAATATAATGCATTTTTTTATCAACTGTTTCATGCGATGGAGGATTTAAGCTTCCGCCGCCTTTCATGTAAAGCGAGTTGCGGCCTGAACCGTCCACGTGCAGGATTGAATCCTGGAATCCGTAGGTGTGGTCTTCTGTGGGCTCCAGTAAAACTGCGCTTCCTGCATCGCCAAAAAGAATACAGGTGTTTCTGTCTGTGTAGTCTGTTATGGCGCTCATCTTGTCGGCTCCCACAACTACAACTTTCTTATAAGCCCCGCTTTCAATTAAGCCCGAGCCTACTTTAAGTGCAAAAAGAAAACTTGAGCAGGCGGCCGAGATGTCAAAACCCCAGGCGTTCTTGGCTCCGATATTATCCTGAACCAGGCATGCAGTTGCAGGGAAAAACATGTCAGGAGTTACCGTAGCAACA includes the following:
- the fabD gene encoding ACP S-malonyltransferase, which gives rise to MGKRAFVFPGQGAQYVGMAKDLYENSPEAKEMILMADEAVGLKLSHILFEGPEEALKQTENTQPAIFLHSVVLTSLLRNFQADMTAGHSLGEYSALVAAGAIQFYDAVKLVRTRGCAMQKAGTMNPGTMAAVIGMAPEKLEEVCQKALEAGIVQCANFNSPGQIVISGSVTGVRKAMEFAKASGAKLVKELVVSGAFHSPLMQPATDELKEKLDSTPVYDAKIPVYANVTAKPETKKEEIKELLLKQLNAPVRWEETVVNMISDGCDEFIEIGPGKVLQGLIKRINPDVKCSGIDKFSDLERYL
- a CDS encoding ketoacyl-ACP synthase III — encoded protein: MQISPNGKNRKFNAVITGVGMYVPEKVLDNKYFESIVDTNDEWIMTRTGIKERRMLENGATSTLATEAIKDLLRSKNMSPEEIDVIIVATVTPDMFFPATACLVQDNIGAKNAWGFDISAACSSFLFALKVGSGLIESGAYKKVVVVGADKMSAITDYTDRNTCILFGDAGSAVLLEPTEDHTYGFQDSILHVDGSGRNSLYMKGGGSLNPPSHETVDKKMHYIYQDGKAVFKVAVVGMADVSYEIMQKNNLCSEDVAYLVPHQANLRIIDATANRMGISRDKVMINIHKYGNTTSATIPLCLTEYYREGKLKKGDNLVLAAFGAGFTWGSIYLKWSMD